One stretch of Lachnospiraceae bacterium oral taxon 096 DNA includes these proteins:
- a CDS encoding YbaB/EbfC family nucleoid-associated protein: MARRGGFGGGMMPGNMNNLMKQAQKMQKQMEEQAKEFESKEFTATAGGGVVSVTISGKREVTKVNLDKDAVDPDDVEMLEDLIMAAMNEAMRQLEEANKNSMGKLAGGLGGGLPF; this comes from the coding sequence ATGGCAAGAAGAGGTGGATTTGGCGGAGGAATGATGCCAGGAAATATGAATAATTTGATGAAGCAGGCTCAAAAGATGCAAAAGCAAATGGAAGAGCAGGCGAAGGAATTTGAGTCCAAGGAGTTTACCGCAACTGCTGGAGGCGGTGTAGTGAGTGTGACCATCTCAGGAAAAAGAGAGGTGACTAAGGTCAACTTAGATAAAGATGCTGTGGATCCAGATGATGTGGAGATGTTAGAGGATTTGATTATGGCAGCAATGAATGAGGCTATGCGTCAGCTAGAGGAGGCGAATAAAAATTCTATGGGCAAACTCGCTGGTGGTTTGGGAGGGGGACTTCCTTTCTAG
- the dnaX gene encoding DNA polymerase III subunit gamma/tau, translating to MSYTALYRKWRPKTLDEVKGQDAICRTLKNQVVSQRVGHAYLFCGTRGTGKTSVAKIMAKAVNCERPVNGNPCNECETCKAIASESSMNVVEIDAASNNGVDNIRDIKEQVQYPPTQGKYRVFIIDEVHMLSNGAFNALLKTLEEPPEYVIFILATTEVHKIPVTVLSRCQRYDFKRISVETITHRLEELSLAEGITIEKKALAYIAKMADGAMRDALSLLDECRAFYPEGEIRYDQVLDALGATDIGIYSRLFGFVVNDQITQSLQVIEELVIQGRELGQFVIDFLWYLRNLLVVKTAEDLEGIVDVSRENMQLMIEDAKGVSENELVRYIRIFGELSGRIRYSPQKRVLLEVAIIKLSTPQMEEDVGSVLSRIEKLERSIKEGGQVVSFVSEQKKEQEQEKPKVITLPQAQYQDFIQLRNDWPHLVARMSAPGAKLLENVSIQTHGDGIIELIFSDETLYKLGATEQRISEIGEIVEQEYQKHFTFEARCCKEQEETEYKSIVDGMNAIHTKIEIEDI from the coding sequence ATGTCTTATACAGCACTGTATAGAAAATGGCGCCCAAAGACACTCGATGAAGTGAAGGGGCAGGATGCCATTTGTAGAACATTAAAGAATCAAGTAGTATCTCAGAGAGTGGGACATGCCTATTTGTTTTGTGGCACAAGGGGAACGGGAAAAACGAGTGTGGCAAAGATTATGGCGAAGGCCGTAAATTGCGAACGTCCAGTAAATGGAAACCCCTGCAATGAATGTGAGACTTGTAAGGCCATTGCCAGTGAGTCATCAATGAATGTTGTAGAAATTGATGCGGCATCAAATAATGGTGTGGATAATATTCGAGATATTAAGGAACAAGTACAATATCCACCGACACAGGGGAAATATCGAGTATTTATTATTGATGAGGTGCATATGCTCTCCAATGGAGCTTTTAATGCACTTTTGAAGACGCTTGAAGAGCCACCAGAATATGTTATATTTATATTGGCGACGACAGAGGTGCATAAAATTCCTGTGACCGTGTTATCAAGATGTCAACGATATGACTTTAAACGCATCAGTGTGGAGACGATTACGCATCGCCTAGAAGAGCTTTCTTTGGCTGAGGGGATTACCATAGAAAAGAAGGCCCTTGCCTATATTGCAAAGATGGCTGATGGGGCGATGAGAGATGCCTTGAGTTTATTGGATGAGTGCAGAGCATTTTATCCAGAGGGAGAGATTCGTTACGACCAAGTTTTGGATGCCTTGGGAGCAACCGATATTGGAATCTATTCGAGACTTTTTGGTTTTGTAGTCAATGATCAAATTACGCAGTCATTGCAAGTAATTGAAGAATTAGTTATTCAGGGGCGAGAGCTTGGGCAGTTTGTAATTGATTTTTTGTGGTATTTGAGAAATCTATTGGTTGTCAAAACAGCCGAAGATCTAGAAGGCATTGTCGATGTCTCAAGAGAGAATATGCAATTGATGATTGAGGATGCCAAAGGGGTATCAGAAAATGAATTGGTTCGCTATATTCGCATTTTTGGTGAGCTTTCAGGACGCATTCGCTATTCGCCCCAAAAGAGAGTTTTGCTTGAGGTTGCCATCATTAAACTTTCGACCCCACAGATGGAAGAAGATGTGGGATCTGTGCTGTCTCGCATTGAAAAGTTAGAAAGAAGTATAAAAGAAGGTGGACAGGTGGTTTCTTTTGTTTCTGAACAAAAAAAGGAACAGGAGCAAGAAAAGCCGAAGGTGATTACACTTCCACAGGCACAGTATCAGGATTTTATTCAATTGAGAAATGATTGGCCCCATCTTGTGGCAAGAATGAGTGCTCCTGGAGCAAAACTTTTAGAGAATGTGAGTATTCAAACTCATGGAGATGGGATCATTGAACTTATCTTTAGCGATGAAACTTTGTATAAGTTGGGGGCTACGGAGCAAAGAATTTCAGAGATTGGTGAGATTGTGGAACAGGAGTATCAAAAGCATTTTACTTTTGAGGCAAGATGTTGCAAGGAACAAGAAGAAACCGAATACAAGAGTATAGTTGATGGAATGAACGCTATACATACAAAAATAGAGATAGAAGATATCTAA
- the recR gene encoding recombination mediator RecR, whose translation MDYYSSYITKLIEELSRLPGVGAKSAQRLAFHILNMPKEQVDVLARTIVQAKENVRYCKECFTLTDEETCPICKSHARDHQTIMVVENTRDLVAYEKTGRYTGVYHVLHGAISPMLGIGPADIKLKELMVRLEKDVKEVIIATNSSLEGETTAMYIAKLVKPTGIKVSRIASGVPVGGDLEYIDEVTLLRALEGRTQL comes from the coding sequence ATGGACTACTACAGCAGTTATATCACAAAATTAATTGAAGAATTGTCGAGATTGCCTGGAGTCGGTGCAAAATCGGCACAACGTCTGGCATTTCATATTCTGAATATGCCAAAGGAGCAGGTAGATGTTTTGGCAAGAACTATTGTGCAGGCCAAAGAAAATGTTCGTTATTGTAAGGAGTGTTTTACACTTACTGATGAGGAGACTTGTCCAATTTGCAAGAGCCATGCAAGAGATCACCAGACGATTATGGTTGTAGAAAACACAAGAGATCTTGTGGCCTATGAAAAGACAGGACGCTATACAGGAGTCTATCATGTGTTACATGGAGCGATTTCACCTATGCTAGGCATTGGACCAGCAGATATTAAGCTCAAGGAATTGATGGTGCGTCTGGAAAAAGATGTCAAGGAAGTGATTATTGCAACAAATTCTAGCTTAGAGGGAGAGACAACGGCGATGTATATTGCAAAACTTGTCAAGCCTACGGGGATTAAGGTATCAAGAATTGCCAGTGGTGTGCCCGTTGGTGGAGATTTAGAATACATCGATGAAGTGACATTACTCAGAGCCTTAGAGGGGCGAACGCAGTTGTAA